A segment of the Pseudoalteromonas sp. UG3-2 genome:
GTCGATCACCACAGCATCCACTCGGCCTCGGTACAGCTGCGATAAACAGGCTTTTGGGGTGGTTAATTTCTCGATGTGCAAATGCGCTACAGCACTCAAGACTTGCTCTGAGCGATAGCCACGAATAACACAGGTTCGCGACCCGCTTAATTCACTAATTTGTTTTAAGTGCAAAAAACGGTTGTTTTTGGTTACCAAAATTAAGCGGTTTATATAGTAGGGTTCGCTGAACAAGAATTGCTCAGCACGGGATTCAGACCACCATAACGCCGGTATAATATCCACTTTGCCAGCCAGAGCTAAGCGCATTGCCCGACTAAATGGTGTCGCTAAAAAGCGAAACGAGTGTCCTTGCTGCTTTAACGCTAGGCTCACCACCTCATTAGCAAACCCCCTTTGCTTATCAATAAGATATGGCGGCCATAAATTATGCGCCCCAGTTACCTCAGGCTTAGCATTCAGTCCAAAGCTTGCTGCAAACAAGATGACATAAGCCGTTAATGCTTTAGTTGACCACACCTTTGTCCCCTCTGCCTCACCTTGTAATAACTATAGCCGGCTTTTCGCGCCTTTCCCGAGAAAATAATCATGGCAGAAATTTCAACGATATTTGTCCCCTCTCCCCAATGAACTGTAAACCAATGTAAATAGAAAGTAACCTTTAATTGAATTGTCATCAACAAAGTCTAAAATACCGCGACCGAGCAAAGACTCGGGCATTTTAAATACACGGGAATAAAAAAATGATTAAAAAATCTATATTATCTTCAGCAATTGCATTG
Coding sequences within it:
- a CDS encoding substrate-binding periplasmic protein, which translates into the protein MWSTKALTAYVILFAASFGLNAKPEVTGAHNLWPPYLIDKQRGFANEVVSLALKQQGHSFRFLATPFSRAMRLALAGKVDIIPALWWSESRAEQFLFSEPYYINRLILVTKNNRFLHLKQISELSGSRTCVIRGYRSEQVLSAVAHLHIEKLTTPKACLSQLYRGRVDAVVIDELVFLYLQNQYGHFAKLQMRDVTIAKWPLHIGVNKSHPHAETILTAFNQGFAKIKSNGEFELVLQKYLLEGLAAPVHP